The genomic stretch AGTATTTATTATTCAGAGAAACGGCATTGGCAAATGATCTCGCATTATGCATTGGAGGAAGCATCTCCCATTCAGATTTTTCCGGACAGAATCGTTCAACAGTTGCCATGGTCCCACCTACAAAATCAGACATCGGTAAATTCATCTGTTTTCCACCGACTGCATAGAGTTTTCTAGCACATGTGACAAGCGTAAAATGTTCCCTTGGATGATGCATGGGTGGCAAAGTGGACCAAATATTTTTGACAGGATCGTAACAAAACACGTCGGACAGACTCGATGAAATCGATCCGCCAACGTAGAGTTTTCCACCAAGAGCCACAGATGAGTGTAGACACATTGGAACAGGCAAGCCTGGCAACCTGGCCCAGGTGTTTTCTCGGATGACGAATGCAAATACGTCCTTTGAAACGGCGTTGAGTGAATCTCTACCACCACAAAGGACAACAACGTCGATCATTTGACCGAGGCGATGCTTAAATAACGACGGATCAAGCGTGGTTTGCCGAGTTGGGTTCACCCAACATCGCAACGTTTCCAGCACATAATCCCAGCAAGATGAAAACTTCCTCACCAATTCATGATTTTCAACCTTTTCTAAGAAGTACTGTCTACCCATGAGAGGAAGACGAATCGCGGAAAACAATACAGGAAAATCGTCCTCCCTCTCTTCCCGATCAAAGTATGTCCATCTTAAGAGTAATTCAAACATTATAGCTTCATTTTCAACCATGACATTTACTCTATCACCTAACATAATTTCATGCAAAGAATCTGAAGAGCACGACAGTATTTCTATTCCATTGATGATTTCAAGAAAATGTTCCTGAATGAACATATCCGCCTTTTCTAGAAGGACTGGCATTTGATACTTTCTAGATAGTAACCGAACAGCTAGACAGTCAGTTGTGTTTATATGTTTTATAAGAAACTGTTCACATTCGTGTTTCAGCGAAGTCATAAGCAGAAGATCCGCAGCCACTAAAGTATACGTAATGTTGTCCGAATTTAAAGTCACTTTTCctgaatacatgtactgcaaCACCATTGCTAGGCCTTTACTGTCTAAACATTTCAACTCCACACGGCCATCGTGTGTTTCTTTCATGCCACTCCTCAGAAGTGCTTCGAAGTATGGACTGCTGGCGGTAAGGACCCCTGAATGTGCACGAAAATCTTCATCCTCAGCTGATAGTGTTATGTCGCAATTTTCTCCTCGAAGTTGTTGGTCGCGCAGACAGGACTGAATTTGAAGTGCATTTCGAATTTCACCTACAGTATAGTCCATTAAGTTTTCAGGCGTTGTCTTATTTGTGATAAGCTTACAAACACCGTTTTCGGAGAGCTTCCTATGTGATAGGTTTAGGTTATCCATGTTTGGCTAGGGCATCATGAGAGTACGCACCAGCGACATCTAAATGTATTAGTCATCGATGGAAGAGATCGGATGGATGTCGTCATACCCCATCAGAAACATTAAAAGAAAACGGAGACAGCTTGCATATTAAAGTTCTAACATTTGATTCAATGTTTACATATTGAACTGTTCGTAGGTACACAAATTAACGCTATCGAATGTTTTTGATACGTTCCAAGAATAGTTGAAGAAGAAAAGATCTCGAATGCGCGTGTGCGCGCTCGGTGTGTAAATCATTGTTCCCACTCCTGAGAGTGTCGTGGAGGGCTCCATACTGTCGCTGCCAATGACAAATGACAGCAACACCACCATGCATGGCATgccatacaatacattacaatacaatacaatataatacgatacgatacgatacgatacgatacgatacgatacgatacgatacgatacgatacgatacgatacaatacaatacaatacaatacaatacaatacaatacaatacaatacaatacaattgttATGTATTGCCTACACAACCTGAAACATAATATATCTATGTCTACCAATAAACTATCTTGGTATCAAACCATAGCAATTGAGCTCGAGTACACAATACATATTTACGATAGAGTGAAGGTTGGAGTTTAAAGTACATTCTACCACAGGACAGGTCGTGATGTATAATTCCTTAGGTGATGGCGTGCCTTATATTTTGACGTATATGAAGATTCGATtgtaccccaccccacccccttctGTGTTATACACTGACTCGACCTTTCTTTTTGAGTTACCACCATGACCATGTACCAATTCTGGCCTTGTCAAATAAAGTTCATTAATCACTTTGTCACATATATTGTCATGGAATGTCACTAAAGGtgataaaacaaaagaacacagCTAACATTCCAACACAAAGGGTTTTCATTTACAAGCAACTACTTTTAGCCTTAGGCCTAATAAGCGAACGGAACGATGGCTATTCGCAAAGATAATAAGTCACATGGATTGAAAACTGACGACAAAGAGCCGAAGAAGGACGACGAACGATTTGCTATAAGAAAACAATTAACTCTCATGGACGCCACACTTCTAATCATTGGAACGATCATTGGTTCGGGAATTTTTATATCCCCGAAAGGTGTCCTCGCATATTCCGGCTCAGTtcaggggtaggtaacaaatattagtctagagcacgatcgatatagtgacaagtacaaatataaaagttgcgggaaaattctacatagtacctggTACAAGTCGTTTAGTTACAAGCAAAGTCTATATTGCGACGAGCACAAAGTCCTGATTTTCCCACCGTACATtgcgtattcaacatggcggcaagTAACATCGACAATCCTGATGGTAAGAAACAGtcgatttctactactaaaaattgaaaatacgtattcctatagcgtgcgttctgggaagaattggttggaggaacaacagggaaaatttcattgatcgatTCCACCGTTTGTGGGAGGAGTTAGCGAAAAACTTTTTCTACCGACGGATGTCCTATTCTAAACACACGTCCCTATACGaatgcatgtacaatattgacagtAGTACTATATTTTGTGTAGACAGAATAACAAACCCATATGTTGCCTGCAAATTCTATGTACAAAGtaaagcatacaatatttacagcCAGCCAGCTAACAAACCCCACAGTACGCTGATAGAAGATCAGTGGTTcaatatacgtatgtatgtatgtacgtacatgcattCGTATAGGGACGATCCGTCGGTAGAAAAAGTTTTTCGCTAACTCCTCCCACAAACGGTGGAatcgatcaatgaaattttccctgttgttcctccaaccaattcttcccagaacgcacgctataggaatacgtattttcgatttttagtagtagaaatcgactgattcttaccatcaggattgtcgatgttacttgccgccatgttgaatacgcaatggacggtgggaaaatcaggactttgtgctcgtcgcaatatagactttacttgtaactaaacgacttgtaccaggtactatgtagaattttcccgcaacttttatatttgtacttgtcactatatcgatcgtgctctagactaatatttgttacctacccctgCAGTTGGGTTATCCCTGATTATTTGGACTGCGTGTGGAGTATTTTCCATTCTTGGAGGGCTCTGTTTTGCAGAACTTGGAACAACGATAACTAAATTTGGAGGGGTATACATCTATGTATATGAATGTTTTGGACCGGCACTAGCATTTTTGGTTCTATGGGTCAGCATGATTATTCAGAAACCAACAAGCCAAGCCGTTATTATGCTAGTTTGTATTGAATATATCGTATATCCGATATTTCCAGAATGTGGTTTATCATCTGTAGTGGCGAAGCGTCTCCTAGCTAGTGCGGGCATCAGTAAGTCGCCTACCCATCATATTTCGTAAATACCTTCTTTAATATTTCCTGCTAAACATGTTTCTAAGTGCACGTACCCTTAAAACAAATTAAGGAAATATTGTTGTATTGCAGGGTGTTAAAGTGTAACGTAAATGTAGAGATGCATGAAACTGTTTTCCCCGTAGTTAACAAATTTGGCGTTTTCAAGCGAAAAAGTAGAAGGTGATTATTAATCCAGCAATttgtaatttacaatttattttcccTAAAAACTGTACTGAACATCCACGACTTCTCACGAACTCAGTTGGTGTGTTTCTCTGCTGCACAACATGAAAGTCAGGGTATTCACAGATTGAACCACATTAAATAACTTAGTGGTAGTGTCAAACATATCtggctgctgctgctgctgatgatgatgatatatatatatatatatatatataactcggtgcgTATCaaactgctaagacagtgctctataccgcagtggcagagcgtaatagtttacaaaactatatatatatatatatatatatatatatatattctgaatTTATCATCTAAAAGCTAACACTCTCAAAGTTGTTTAACTGTGCGTCTTATTTCTTTTAGTCACATTTTTGTTAAAACCAACAAACCATTATATTTGTCACGATACTGATAATCTAATTTCGTGACAGAGTGTTCTGTAGACACATCGAACAGTAaatcaactttgaatgacatTAACTCCATATCAAACAAATAGAAATTTGGCAAAAAAAGTATTCAATATGAAAGCTTGTCCGTTATGTACACAATTCTACAAGCAAAGAATGACAGACTGTCAGAATGAACTCCATGTACACGTTATAGAATAGACAtcagtggaaagataaacaacaaacacaaactttgaaacatttcaatatcaACTCTGGTAGAGCGTTGCTAATCGCGTATGTCAAACACTGTGTCAACATTTCGATAGCTATGGGtaataatattgtatatgtacaatagTGGGTATGCCCTATTGTCAACCATTGTCCGCGCGTCCGATTATCCTCAAAGTAACCTTCTACCACTAACTGAGACCATTGGTTTTGATTGAGTGGAAcgtaaaacaatatt from Glandiceps talaboti chromosome 12, keGlaTala1.1, whole genome shotgun sequence encodes the following:
- the LOC144443031 gene encoding kelch-like protein 2, which codes for MDNLNLSHRKLSENGVCKLITNKTTPENLMDYTVGEIRNALQIQSCLRDQQLRGENCDITLSAEDEDFRAHSGVLTASSPYFEALLRSGMKETHDGRVELKCLDSKGLAMVLQYMYSGKVTLNSDNITYTLVAADLLLMTSLKHECEQFLIKHINTTDCLAVRLLSRKYQMPVLLEKADMFIQEHFLEIINGIEILSCSSDSLHEIMLGDRVNVMVENEAIMFELLLRWTYFDREEREDDFPVLFSAIRLPLMGRQYFLEKVENHELVRKFSSCWDYVLETLRCWVNPTRQTTLDPSLFKHRLGQMIDVVVLCGGRDSLNAVSKDVFAFVIRENTWARLPGLPVPMCLHSSVALGGKLYVGGSISSSLSDVFCYDPVKNIWSTLPPMHHPREHFTLVTCARKLYAVGGKQMNLPMSDFVGGTMATVERFCPEKSEWEMLPPMHNARSFANAVSLNNKYFYVTDNSTNHDEKAQQKNECYIVHEDTWLQLPRHPQCNGICPPPILNLDGEIYLTYLNGDDVKLGRYCDWRMVGNLPKLPVLGGGRNVCRHETAICSLDGGGMFVCGGWNDALPLGSIEQQRENSYIWKGGSNHWRKVPSPPMGEVNSAACCQMKIPLQRLQFLHVEDVEET